Proteins encoded in a region of the Synechococcus sp. BIOS-U3-1 genome:
- a CDS encoding DUF3007 family protein: MTRAGVLKLGLGLLLAGGLGYWLFEALGLEGFSAGIAAEALLVVVVVIWTSSYLFRVVTGRMTYMQQRRRYRSGYDQLTAQQLQERFDAMTPEQQQALMASIAEEETTQASE, encoded by the coding sequence TTGACACGTGCCGGTGTTCTGAAACTTGGCTTGGGTCTTCTGCTCGCTGGTGGTTTGGGCTATTGGCTGTTTGAAGCTCTTGGGCTGGAGGGGTTTTCTGCGGGAATCGCAGCCGAAGCCCTTCTTGTCGTGGTGGTGGTGATCTGGACCAGCTCCTATCTGTTCAGAGTGGTGACGGGACGCATGACTTACATGCAGCAACGCCGTCGCTATCGCAGCGGTTACGACCAGCTCACCGCTCAACAGCTTCAGGAGCGGTTCGATGCCATGACTCCAGAGCAGCAGCAGGCACTGATGGCCTCTATCGCTGAAGAGGAGACCACCCAAGCATCTGAGTAG
- a CDS encoding NAD(P)H-quinone oxidoreductase subunit L, translated as METLLNAVSLDTWLVIGAYIVLGGAYLVVVPLLLYAWMTRRWTVMGKYERLGIYSLVFLFFPGLIVFAPFLNLRFSGQGEV; from the coding sequence ATGGAGACTCTCCTCAACGCGGTTTCCCTGGATACCTGGCTTGTGATCGGTGCCTATATCGTCCTGGGTGGTGCCTACCTAGTGGTAGTTCCCCTTCTTCTTTACGCCTGGATGACCCGCCGCTGGACCGTGATGGGTAAATACGAGCGTTTGGGGATTTACTCGCTGGTGTTCCTGTTTTTTCCAGGATTGATTGTGTTTGCTCCATTCCTCAATCTGCGTTTCAGCGGTCAGGGTGAGGTCTGA
- a CDS encoding MGH1-like glycoside hydrolase domain-containing protein — MATSVIFNAELGEEPAELIRCRERDDGHQPWDRWGTYLSDRQWGTVREDYSADGSAWDSFPFDHSHLRTYRWGEDGLLGLCDEKGLLCFAPTLWNGKDPVLKERLFGLGNPEGNHGEDIKDMMYHLAGTPTGSYAKALYRYPQKSFPYKQLRDENRCRGRHQNEYELIHTGIFDNNRFFDLEVEYAKASPEDVVIRFTITNRGPEQAELHLLPTLWFRNTWSWGENRENDGNTPSLHLKEDLLVSSAVEGLGSYGLSCSEQGTWLFTENETNTQRLYNQPLKQPYVKDAFHRYLTEGKLDAVNPNQTGSKAALHLQRELKPGEIWEIDLRLRKYDTAGTTAQGSVESATITALIEQRRQDWQEHLHWVAPGLNDEDRAIHAAAAAGLFWCRKFYNWYVARWLRGDSNSAKPPVERWQTDNAYWRNLRARNIISMPDCWEYPYFCQWDLMFHAVAFAEIDPGEAKRQSRMLRQASYTANNGQSPAYEWALSDSNPPIGAWAALRIFMISNRRYGHKDYPFLRASLRELLLEYGWWANRTDRNGDSLFEGGFLGLDNIAIFDRRYPLKDGSRIEQSDGTAWMGMLSLNMLEACVLLAEDREEYTSLCERFVADFSRLTYALNSPSGRGYVNWDEEDGFYYDVLKRPDGSSDYLRTRSLSGLIPLLAVATFDAATVREIPSLDVRSYLNELAEERGAPFDGINHLGTWHRDRVLYSIVPPDRLRRILTRVFDEEEFLSAYGIRSLSKAYQKTPYTYQQGDDCATISYCPGDSPIAMFGGNSNWRGPVWMPINYLLIEALQKFGHVLGDEFKMEFPTGSGRELNLWQISLELEQRLVGIFRQDASGRRAFNGEMAQFQDDAVWRDLFQFNEYFNGCTGAGLGASHQTGWTAIVTKMITQLQRWR; from the coding sequence ATGGCAACTTCTGTGATCTTCAACGCAGAGCTTGGAGAGGAACCTGCAGAGCTGATTCGTTGCCGCGAGCGCGACGATGGGCATCAACCCTGGGATCGATGGGGCACCTATCTCAGCGACAGACAGTGGGGAACCGTTCGAGAGGACTACTCCGCAGACGGCAGTGCCTGGGACTCGTTTCCCTTTGACCACAGCCATCTACGCACATACCGCTGGGGCGAAGACGGCCTGCTCGGCCTTTGTGATGAAAAGGGTCTGCTCTGTTTCGCCCCGACACTCTGGAACGGAAAAGACCCTGTTCTGAAAGAACGCCTTTTCGGTCTAGGTAATCCGGAAGGCAATCACGGTGAAGACATCAAGGACATGATGTATCACCTGGCCGGAACGCCCACAGGAAGTTATGCCAAAGCGTTGTATCGGTACCCTCAGAAAAGCTTCCCTTACAAGCAACTAAGAGATGAAAACCGGTGCCGCGGTAGACACCAGAACGAATACGAACTGATTCACACCGGCATTTTTGATAACAATCGATTCTTCGATCTGGAGGTGGAGTACGCCAAGGCCTCACCAGAGGATGTGGTCATCCGTTTCACCATCACCAACCGTGGACCGGAGCAGGCTGAACTCCATTTGCTTCCCACACTTTGGTTTCGCAACACTTGGAGCTGGGGTGAAAACAGAGAGAACGACGGCAACACACCATCACTACACCTGAAGGAGGATCTGCTCGTCAGCAGTGCAGTTGAGGGACTCGGCTCCTACGGCCTGAGTTGCAGCGAACAGGGAACATGGCTGTTCACCGAAAACGAGACCAACACCCAGCGGCTTTACAACCAGCCTCTGAAGCAGCCCTATGTGAAAGATGCCTTTCACCGTTATCTGACCGAAGGCAAGCTCGATGCCGTGAATCCCAATCAAACAGGAAGCAAGGCAGCTCTCCACCTGCAGCGCGAACTCAAGCCCGGCGAGATCTGGGAGATTGATCTCAGGCTGCGCAAATACGACACCGCAGGGACAACAGCACAAGGCAGCGTCGAGTCCGCCACAATTACTGCCCTCATTGAGCAACGTCGCCAGGACTGGCAAGAGCATCTGCACTGGGTAGCCCCAGGACTAAACGACGAAGACAGAGCGATTCATGCCGCAGCAGCGGCTGGTCTGTTTTGGTGCCGCAAGTTCTACAACTGGTACGTGGCTCGCTGGCTGCGCGGCGACAGCAACTCAGCCAAACCACCAGTAGAACGCTGGCAAACCGACAACGCCTATTGGCGCAACCTGCGAGCACGCAACATCATCTCCATGCCCGACTGCTGGGAGTATCCCTACTTCTGTCAGTGGGACCTGATGTTCCATGCCGTGGCCTTCGCAGAGATTGACCCGGGTGAAGCAAAGCGTCAGTCACGCATGTTGCGCCAGGCTTCTTACACCGCCAACAACGGCCAGTCCCCGGCCTACGAATGGGCACTGTCCGACTCCAATCCTCCGATCGGAGCCTGGGCGGCACTGCGGATCTTCATGATCTCCAATCGCCGCTATGGCCACAAGGATTATCCGTTTCTGCGTGCAAGTCTTCGCGAACTGCTGCTGGAATACGGCTGGTGGGCTAACCGCACCGACCGCAATGGCGACAGCCTGTTTGAAGGTGGCTTCCTCGGACTCGACAACATCGCGATCTTCGATCGCCGCTATCCGCTAAAAGACGGAAGCCGCATCGAGCAGTCGGACGGTACGGCATGGATGGGCATGCTCAGCCTGAACATGCTGGAGGCATGCGTTCTGCTTGCCGAAGACAGAGAGGAATACACGAGTCTCTGCGAGCGCTTCGTCGCTGACTTCAGTCGTCTCACGTACGCCTTGAACAGTCCTTCCGGGCGTGGCTACGTCAATTGGGACGAAGAGGATGGGTTCTATTACGACGTGCTGAAGCGACCGGACGGCAGCAGTGATTACCTACGCACACGGTCACTGAGTGGGCTGATTCCTCTGCTTGCAGTCGCTACGTTTGATGCAGCGACAGTGAGGGAGATCCCATCCCTCGATGTGCGCAGCTATCTCAATGAACTGGCTGAAGAGCGAGGGGCACCTTTTGATGGAATCAATCATCTCGGCACATGGCATCGCGATCGCGTGCTCTACTCAATCGTGCCTCCCGATCGACTGCGTCGAATTCTCACCAGGGTCTTCGACGAAGAGGAGTTTCTCTCTGCTTACGGCATCCGAAGTCTGTCCAAGGCGTACCAGAAGACTCCCTATACCTATCAACAGGGTGACGACTGCGCCACCATCAGCTACTGCCCTGGCGACAGTCCGATTGCCATGTTCGGTGGTAACTCCAACTGGCGAGGTCCGGTCTGGATGCCGATCAACTATCTGCTAATTGAGGCCCTGCAGAAGTTCGGCCACGTTCTCGGTGACGAATTCAAGATGGAGTTTCCAACCGGCTCAGGGCGTGAACTGAACCTCTGGCAAATTTCACTGGAACTGGAACAACGACTGGTCGGAATCTTCCGGCAAGATGCCTCGGGTCGCCGCGCCTTCAACGGAGAGATGGCCCAGTTCCAGGACGATGCTGTATGGCGCGATCTGTTCCAATTCAATGAATACTTCAACGGCTGCACTGGCGCTGGGTTGGGAGCCAGTCACCAGACAGGCTGGACAGCCATTGTCACCAAAATGATCACTCAGCTTCAACGTTGGCGGTGA
- the pyrC gene encoding dihydroorotase, with protein MSLELRRPDDWHVHLRDGAMLWAVLPATARTFARAIVMPNLRPPVASVDAALAYRSRILEALPEGIRFEPLMTAYLTDDLDPDELAKGFTQDVFRAAKLYPANATTNSAAGVSDLSKISSVLSCMESIDMPLLIHGEVTDPDVDVFDREALFIERHLKPLRQRHPRLRIVLEHITTEESAIYIRDAYQSGDERIAATITPHHLHLNRNAMFVGGLRSDFYCLPVVKRECHRRALVKAATSGLPCFFLGTDSAPHPRSGKESACGCAGIFNALHALESYAAIFEQEGALEYLEGFASEHGPRFYGLPLNTDTITLARRDQRVPSRLVPPASICCGDDALPDGELPLLFHAGETLAWTVEVNS; from the coding sequence ATGTCCCTCGAGCTTCGCCGTCCGGATGACTGGCATGTGCACCTCAGGGACGGAGCCATGCTTTGGGCTGTGCTGCCAGCCACAGCTCGAACTTTTGCTCGGGCCATTGTGATGCCCAACCTGCGCCCACCGGTGGCCTCGGTGGATGCAGCGTTGGCGTACCGCAGCAGAATTCTTGAGGCTTTACCTGAGGGGATCCGTTTTGAGCCGCTGATGACGGCTTATCTCACAGACGATCTCGATCCCGATGAGCTGGCGAAAGGATTCACTCAGGATGTGTTTCGAGCGGCCAAGTTGTATCCCGCCAATGCAACCACCAATTCAGCGGCCGGTGTCAGTGATCTGTCCAAAATCTCCTCCGTGCTGTCATGCATGGAGTCCATCGACATGCCTCTGCTGATCCACGGAGAAGTCACGGATCCTGATGTGGATGTCTTCGACCGTGAAGCCCTGTTCATCGAACGGCATCTGAAACCGCTCCGCCAGCGCCATCCTCGGTTACGCATTGTGCTCGAGCACATCACCACTGAGGAATCAGCGATCTATATCCGAGACGCTTATCAGAGTGGTGATGAACGTATCGCCGCCACGATTACTCCGCATCATCTGCATCTCAACCGCAATGCCATGTTTGTGGGCGGCTTGAGAAGCGACTTCTACTGCCTCCCGGTTGTGAAGCGGGAATGTCATCGAAGGGCATTGGTGAAGGCTGCGACCAGTGGCTTGCCCTGCTTCTTCCTTGGCACCGATTCCGCTCCTCACCCCCGATCAGGCAAGGAGTCAGCCTGCGGTTGTGCGGGCATCTTCAATGCGCTTCATGCATTAGAGAGCTACGCCGCCATCTTTGAACAGGAGGGCGCGCTCGAATATCTCGAAGGCTTTGCCAGTGAGCATGGTCCGCGCTTTTACGGCCTGCCTCTCAACACCGACACCATCACACTTGCCCGGCGGGATCAACGGGTTCCCTCACGTTTGGTTCCGCCGGCATCAATCTGCTGCGGGGATGACGCACTACCGGATGGTGAATTGCCGCTGTTGTTTCATGCCGGTGAAACGCTTGCATGGACTGTTGAAGTTAATAGTTAG
- a CDS encoding SulP family inorganic anion transporter, translated as MLLNHISTRNVRGDVFGGVTAAVVALPMALAFGVASGAGAAAGLWGAVIIGLVASLFGGTPTLISEPTGPMTVVFTAVILSFTSQIPDKGTALAMAFTVVVLAGVFQILFGFFRLGRYITMMPYTVISGFMSGIGVILVILQLAPFLGQSSPSGGVIGTLNSLPELISGVQPLELALAVITLLILWFTPEQFKRFCPPQLLALVVGTVLSLTLFGDVELRRIPEFTAEFPRFIPPTFSGDQIRLMVVNGAVLGMLGCIDALLTSVVADSLTRTEHDSNKELIGQGLGNVISGLFGGLPGAGATMGTVVNIQAGGRSALSGIVRALILMLVILLAAPLASQIPLAVLAGIALKVGFDIIDWSFLQRAHHLSIKAACITYGVIALTVLVDLIWAVFIGVFVANVLTIERMTALQARGVKTISTTDDDVELPENQQALLDQAAGRLLLFQLTGPMIFGVAKTISREHNAIEDCEAVLFDLTEVSHLGVTASLALENAIKEAVEVGRSVYLVVMNGSTRNRLEKLKLLELLPEHHVSDDREEILRRAVGQLPVLQEV; from the coding sequence GTGCTTCTTAATCACATCAGTACGCGCAACGTTCGCGGGGATGTTTTCGGTGGTGTGACGGCAGCTGTCGTGGCATTGCCGATGGCCCTCGCCTTTGGTGTGGCCTCCGGAGCTGGAGCGGCTGCCGGACTTTGGGGAGCTGTGATCATCGGCCTGGTGGCATCGCTCTTCGGTGGCACTCCCACGCTGATTTCTGAGCCGACTGGACCGATGACGGTGGTGTTCACCGCCGTCATTCTCAGTTTCACAAGCCAGATTCCCGACAAAGGGACTGCTCTGGCGATGGCCTTCACCGTGGTGGTTCTGGCTGGCGTGTTCCAGATCCTGTTTGGTTTTTTCCGTCTAGGCCGCTACATCACGATGATGCCCTACACGGTGATTTCGGGATTCATGTCCGGGATCGGTGTGATCTTGGTGATCCTGCAGTTGGCTCCCTTTCTGGGACAGAGCAGTCCCTCCGGGGGTGTGATTGGGACCTTGAATTCGCTCCCGGAATTGATATCGGGTGTTCAGCCTCTTGAGCTTGCACTGGCCGTGATCACTTTGTTGATCTTGTGGTTCACACCCGAGCAGTTCAAGCGGTTCTGCCCTCCACAGCTTCTGGCTCTCGTGGTGGGCACTGTGTTGTCTCTCACTCTCTTCGGTGATGTTGAACTGCGCAGGATTCCCGAATTCACAGCCGAATTTCCCCGTTTCATTCCTCCGACCTTTTCGGGCGATCAGATTCGATTGATGGTGGTCAATGGTGCTGTGCTCGGCATGCTCGGATGCATTGATGCTCTGCTCACCTCTGTGGTGGCTGACAGCCTGACCCGCACAGAGCACGATTCCAATAAGGAGCTCATCGGACAGGGCCTTGGCAATGTGATCTCTGGTTTGTTCGGGGGGCTGCCGGGAGCTGGAGCGACCATGGGCACCGTGGTCAATATTCAGGCGGGTGGTCGCTCTGCCCTGTCCGGCATCGTCCGCGCACTGATTCTGATGCTGGTGATTCTGCTTGCCGCGCCGCTGGCCTCCCAGATTCCCTTGGCAGTATTGGCAGGTATTGCCCTGAAAGTGGGCTTCGACATCATTGACTGGAGCTTCCTTCAGCGCGCTCATCACCTTTCGATTAAAGCGGCATGCATCACTTACGGGGTGATTGCACTCACCGTGCTGGTTGACCTGATCTGGGCTGTATTCATTGGTGTTTTCGTGGCCAATGTGCTCACCATCGAACGGATGACGGCCCTGCAGGCCCGCGGAGTCAAAACCATCAGCACCACCGATGATGACGTTGAACTTCCTGAAAATCAGCAAGCATTGCTGGATCAGGCGGCTGGTCGTCTGCTGCTCTTCCAACTCACCGGTCCGATGATCTTCGGTGTGGCCAAGACCATCAGCCGTGAACACAACGCCATCGAAGATTGTGAAGCCGTGTTGTTTGATCTGACGGAGGTCTCTCATCTCGGAGTGACTGCATCATTGGCCCTTGAAAACGCCATTAAGGAAGCCGTTGAAGTTGGCCGGTCTGTTTATCTGGTGGTGATGAACGGTTCCACCCGCAATCGCCTCGAGAAGCTGAAGCTGCTTGAGCTTCTGCCCGAACACCATGTGAGCGACGATCGGGAGGAGATTCTGCGTCGTGCAGTGGGTCAGCTCCCCGTCCTTCAGGAGGTCTGA